A genome region from Haloarcula ordinaria includes the following:
- a CDS encoding DUF998 domain-containing protein yields MNELESTAEPVFALRGTQFDNGTIAGLLFFTLAAQFMTVIMLAAAMVPGYDFRAAAISDLGVVPETALLFNVSLVLVGVFNLLGGYFFYRTHGRRWLLAVFALAGVGAIGRASSRSTPEGFTASQHCLRSCSSTCRPSGVRLASLVLSGFYPSSLAGSVSSSSC; encoded by the coding sequence GTGAATGAACTCGAATCCACGGCCGAACCGGTCTTCGCCCTCCGAGGGACACAGTTCGACAACGGGACGATAGCCGGCCTGCTCTTCTTCACGCTCGCCGCACAGTTCATGACCGTTATCATGCTCGCGGCGGCGATGGTCCCCGGCTACGACTTCCGCGCGGCCGCCATCAGCGATCTCGGCGTCGTCCCGGAGACGGCGCTGTTGTTCAACGTCTCACTGGTCCTCGTCGGCGTGTTCAATCTCCTCGGAGGATACTTCTTCTACCGAACCCACGGGCGGCGGTGGCTGCTTGCCGTCTTCGCGCTCGCGGGCGTCGGTGCCATCGGGCGGGCCTCTTCCCGCTCGACACCGGAGGGCTTCACGGCATCGCAGCACTGCTTGCGTTCGTGTTCTTCAACGTGCAGGCCGTCGGGAGTGCGACTCGCCTCACTGGTATTATCCGGATTCTATCCGTCCTCGCTGGCGGGCTCGGTCTCATCTTCGTCGTGTTGA